One genomic window of Quercus robur chromosome 6, dhQueRobu3.1, whole genome shotgun sequence includes the following:
- the LOC126690098 gene encoding uncharacterized protein LOC126690098, with amino-acid sequence MHLQGVPDKIMCKAFPTTLKGPARVWFSKIPSNTVSSFEELSKLFINNFIGGQRHKRSSSSLLTIEQGKNESLRSFITRFNREALTVDETDDKLLLASFHNGVNSDLFIHKLYEQEPQTMVELVHSAQNFMNAEDAIIAKKRKRVERMEADPLCHSDQGPHPKKGRMGEKKDRDNKKPDSSARSEQYTPLNMPLEQVLM; translated from the coding sequence atgcaccttcaaggggttcCAGACAAGATAATGTGCAAAGCCTTCCCTACCACCCTTAAAGGGCCCGCACGAGTATGGTTTAGCAAGATACCTTCGAATACAGTGAGTTCCTTCGAAgagttgagcaagttatttatcaataatttcATCGGAGGACAAAGGCACAAACGTTCCTCGTCCAGCTTGCTAACCATAGAACAAGGAAAGAATGAAAGCTTACGGTCTTTCATTACTCGTTTCAACAGGGAAGCCCTAACAGTGGATGAGACGGATGACAAGTTACTATTGGCGTCCTTCCATAATGGAGTTAATTCTGACCTATTCATCCACAAGCTTTACGAGCAAGAGCCTCAGACCATGGTTGAACTCGTCCATTCAGCCCAAAactttatgaatgcagaagatgcaattatagccaagaagaggaaaagagttGAGAGAATGGAGGCAGATCCCTTGTGCCACTCCGACCAAGGTCCTCATCCAAAGAAGGGGCGTATGGGAGAGAAGAAAGACCGAGACAATAAAAAGCCAGACTCTTCAGCGCGGAGTGAACAATACACCCCTTTGAACATGCCACTTGAGCAGGTTCTTATGTAA